The stretch of DNA atacaacaacagccgggcgcagtggctcatgcctgtaatcccagcactttgggaaaccgaggtggggcggatcacgaggtcaggagatcgagaccatcctgactaacccggtgaaaccccgtctctactaaaaatacaaaaaaattagccgggtgtggtggcgggcgcctgtagccccagctacttgggaggctgaggcaggagaatggcgtgagccattcgggaggtggagcttgctgtgagccgagatcgcgccaccgcactccaaaatccagcctgggcgacagagcaagactctgtatcaaaaaaacaaacaacaacaacaacaacaacaaaattagacgtggtggtacgtgcttgtaatcccagctacttgggaggctgaggcaggaaaatcacttgaacctggaggtggaggttgcagtgagatggaggtgcagtggcactgcacactccagcctgggtgacagagcaagactccaaaaaaaaaaaaaaaaatcctgatgtgAAGTGGGTGATGGGGTTGGGAACAGTAATGAGTGGTCCAGAAAACCCTTCTGAGAAGGTGCATTTGAGCTGAGCTCATGGTGCTTGGTGTTGGGTTTGTAGACATGGCACAGACCTAGTCTTCATCCCTGACAAACTCTTCCCTGGCCCCAAGCCTGTGTGTGTCCATCCTCTTCTAAAAAAAGCTTGGACTTGCCAGTCTAGAGGTGAGGGTCCCTGGGAGCAACGTGGACCCTCTGGAGAAGGACGCTTAGCCTGTGGATCTCTGAAGCACACTTTGGAGGTGAGAGatgaaaaaaaagaggctgggcacagtggctcacctctgtaatcccagcactttgggatgctgaggtgggcagatcacttgaggtcaggagattgacaccagcGTGgtgaatatggtgaaacccgtcactactaaatacacaaaaattagccaggcatggtggcacgtgcctgtagtctcagctacttggaggctgaagcagaattgcttgaacccgggaggcggaggttgcagtaagccgagatcacgccactgcactccagcctgggcgacagagtgagattctgtctcaaaatttaaaaaaaaaaaaaaaaaaaaattgtgcttctCAGTGGCCCTGCTCCTGTGGCTGCAATATGGAGGGAGAGTACAAAGGGTGGGTACAAAGACTGGCCTCTGTCTTGCTGTTGGGAAATCCAGCTGCCACGTTGTGAgcttgtgtctggaattggttccttctggtgggttcttggcctcgttgacttcaagaatgaagccatgcaccctcgcagtgagtgtcacagttcttaaagatggtgtgcctggagtttgttccttcagatgttcagatgtatctggagtttcttccttctggtgggtttgtagTCTATGCTGagttcaggagtgaagccgcagaccttcgcagtgagtgttacagctcataaaggtaatGTGGACCTATAGAGTGTGCAACAGCAAAATTTATTgcaaacagcaaaagaacaaagaaggCGCCCTGAGCCAGTTGCAGCTGCTGGCtagggtggcctgcttttatttccttatttggtcccacccacatcctgttgattgatccattttacagatagctgattggtccattttacagagtgctgattggtccgttttacagagtgctgattggtctgtttttacagagagctgattggtgcgtttacaaatctttacctagacacagagcgctgattggtgtgcttacaatcctttagctagacacagagcgctgattggtgcatttacaatcctttagctagacagaaaagttctccaagtcccctacCTGATTAggtagacacagagcactgattggtgtgtttacaaacctttagctagtcacagagtgctgattggtgcatttacaatcctttagctagacagaaaagttctccaagtcctcaccggcccagaggcccaggcatCTTCACCTCTCAAGCTGTCTGTAGAGGTCCACGTGTCAAGAAAACTGAGGACAGAGGCCCTCAGTCCAGTTCCCACAAGCAACTGAATCTCCCCAACAGCTGCctgaatgagtttggaagcagtcctcccaccgtTCAGCCTTCAGATGAAACTGTGCCCCTGGCTGACAGGCTGATTGAAGCCTTATAGCAGACCTTGAGCCTGAGACATTTGACCCACAGAAAAGGTGataattttggtctttttttttctaaacaggttcttgctctagagtgcagtggcacgatcatggctcactgcggcctctacctcctgggttcaagtggtcctcccacctcaacctcctgagtggctgggactacaggtttgtaccaccatgcacagctagtttttctctttttttcttcttttcgtAGGTACAAGGGTCTCCGTGTGttacttaggctggtctcaaattcttaggctctagcaatcctcctgtctcagcctcccaaagtgctgggattacaggcatgagccacctcactggGGCAATGTTGGTCTTAGGCTAATTATGCAGCAGGAGATACATGCATTGTGCTTTGGGAATTGAAGTCACTTCTATTTCTTTGTGGCTTCATCAGTAATATGGGGCAGGGGGCACGGTTCCCACAGCTGATTCTTGAGTGTTCTTTCTGAGTATCCTTAATACTTTACACACTATCATATATCTGAACTTTGTTCATTGATTATCTCCCCTTTAATTTTCATTCCTTGATGAATCTCCAGGGTCTTGATCAAGGCCTAGGATACTTTATGTACTCATGAAATCtttaatgaatgaagaaatgatttttttttttttgagacagagtctcactctgtcacccaggctggagtgcagtggaatgatcttggctcattgcaacctccacctcccaggttcaagcaattctcctgcctcagcctcctgagtagctgggactacaggcgtgcgccaccatgcctggctcatttttgtattttttagtagagacagggtttcaccatattggccaggctggtcttgaactcctgaccttgtgatctgcccgcctcggcctcccaaagtgctgggattacaggtgtgagccactgcatccggcggattttttttttttttttttttttttgagacagggtctcactctctcgttcaggctggagtgcagtggcacgctcttggctcactgcagcctccacctcccagtttcaagtgattctggttcagcctcccaagtagctgggactacaggtgtgtgccaccatgcctgtctaatttttgtattttcaccatgttggccaggctggtctcaaaactcctgacctcaagtgatccgcctgcctcagcctcccaaagtgctgggattacaagagtgagccaccatgtctggcctgaatgaagaaataattttttaaagagggaccgggtgcggtggctcacacctgtaatccccacacttttggaggccaaggcgggtgggtcacttgagttcaggagtttgacaccagcctgaccaacatggtgaaaccctatctctactaaaaatacaaaattagctgggcatggtggcgcatgcctgtaatcccagctactcaggaggctgaggcaggagaatcacttgaacccgggagggggaggtcacagtgagctaaatcgtgccattgcattccagcctgggtgacaagagcgaaacaatgtctcaaaaaaaaaaaaaaaaaaaagaaattgcatttaaaagccaggtgcagtggctcacacttatagtcacagctacttaggaggctgtggtgggaggatagcttgagcccagtcGTTCAAGGctgagtgagctgtgattgtggcactgcaatctagtctgggcgacagagtgagaccctgtctgtaaaaaaaaaaaaatctttcaggccaggtgcggtgactcacgcctgtaatcccagcactttgggacgccgaggcgggtggatcacctgagatggggagttcgagaccagcctggccaacatggacaaaccctgtctctactaaaaatacaaaaatagccgggcatggtggcgcatgcctgtaatcccagctactcgggaggctgaggcaggagaattgcttgaacccgggaggcggaggttgcagtgagccgagattgtaccactgcaatatgagactccatctcaaagaaaaaaaagaaaaaaaaaaaagatagcatagCAATGGCTGTGGGCCTGGATACAAGTCTTAGCCTCTCCACTTCTCCACTTCCTGGCTCTGTAAGCCTTAGACAAGTTCCTTAACTCCACACTTCCATTTCCATGTAACAAGGGGTTATAGGCCAGgcattggtggctcatgcctgtaatcccagtgctttgggaggccaaggcgggaggatcacttggggacatgagttcaagaccagcccaggcagcaCAGTAAGACATTggctctagaaaaataaaaataaaagaaatcatccAAGAATGGTGACTTGCCTACTAttctactcgagaggctgagaggggaggatttcttgatcccaggagtttgaggatgcagtgagctatgatcacatcactgtacttcagcctgagcaacagcaagatcctgtctcaaaaaattaaattaggctgggtttggtggctcatgcctgtaatcccagcactttggaaggccatggtgggcagattgcttgagcccaggagtttgagacgaggctgggcaacatgacgaaaccccggctctaccaaaaaatacaaaaaattaactgggcataatGGTACAtgtctatggtcccagctactcggtaggctgaggtgggaggaatgcttgagcccaggaaatagGGGCTACagtgaaccaggatcatgccactgcactccaacctgggcaacagagcaagactctacctcaaaataattatttaaaaaaatggattaaTCGGGCAtaggtggcttgtgcctgtagtcccagttactcaggaggctgaggtaggaggattgcctgagtctaggaggttgaggctgcagtgagccgggatggcaccattgcactccacctgggcaacagggtgagaccctgtctcaaaaaagaaaaaaaagggaggggttaTAATCACTCCTCCTAACATGATACAGAGTATCCATTTGAGTTCATAACATAAATATGTACTTGGTGAATGCTCTATAACTATTGGCTTTttcattgtccccattttacatataaggaagctgaggctttgTGAGGAGAAATAGCTTAGCCCAGGTCATCCAGTGGGAAGCGTCTGGTGCAGAGGAATAGTGATTATGGTGGGACTGTGCCTAGCCTAAGGTTCAGCATACAATATTCAGTCAGTACTCAAGGGCTGGGCTGTTTCTGGTAATCAAAGGGCTGCCTTGTTCTCCTGCCCCACAGCACAGGAAATTCCAAGGTGGTTTTCTTTACAGGCTCCTCCGCTTCTGTGGCCAGAGGGGACAGCGGAGGAGCCCAGGTACCTAAGCCGACTCAAGAGAAGATGGAATTGAATATTTCAACCACCTTGTCTAGGCCTCCGTGATTGTTGAGGAGGGGGCTGTCACTGGGAAAGTTGTGAGCTGCTTTGGACCTTATCTGGGAATTTCCCTGGGCTTACAGCCTTTACCCTATCCTTGAAATGGTTCTGGTTGTATAGCAACTTCTAGGTGGTGTGGGCGAAGTTTGGGACTGGTTTAGGGCGGGGACAAGACCAAGAACACAAGTTTCCTTGTACTacgggagagagggaggggaggaaattGGAGACCCCAGCACCCCCTTGCTCACTCTCTTGCTCACAGTCCATGATGGCCTGGTCCCTGGTGTGCCTTGGTGTCATCATCTTGCTGTCTGCCTTCTCCGGACCTGGTGTCAGGGGTGGCCCTATGCCCAAGCTGGCTGACCGGAAGCTGTGTGCGGACCAAGAGTGCAGCCGTAAGAATGGGGAGGGGAGAATTGGGGGCTTGGGCGTTAGCCTGTGTGGAGGGTGCtgcattcccttctattccttccCTAGACCCTATCTCCATGGCTGTGGCCCTTCAGGACTACATGGCCCCCGACTGCCGATTCCTGACCATTCACCGGGGCCAAGTGGTGTATGTCTTCTCCAAGCTGAAGGGCCGTGGGCGGCTCTTCTGGGGAGGCAGCGTGAGTCTTGGGAGAGTGAAAGAGGGAAGGGTACAGAGCTGGGGTAGACTCATTATCCCCATGAAGGGAAGATTTGAGGGGGGTGAACTGAAATAGACATTGTGGGGGGATATTGttacttactttattttatttgcttattattttttaattttttccgagacacagtcttgctctgtcacccaggctggagtgcaatggcgcgatctcggctcactgtaacctccacctcttgggtttaagcgattctcctgcctcagcctcccaagtacctgagattacaggcatgcaccaccacacctgactaatttttgtatttttagtagagagggttttaccatattgaccaggctggtcttgaactcctgacctcatgatctgcccgccttggcctcccggagtgctgggattacaggtgtgagccactgccccccagCCTATTTTCACTTTATTTACCAATTTTAGGGCACCTGCTATGGTCCCACGTTCTGTTCTAGACACCAAGATACAACAACAAACGATCCTTTTTATTCTAATGGAGGGAAATGAACAAAAAGCAAGGCATAAAAAATAGcagcagccaggcacagtagctcacacctgtaatcccaagtaaggccaagttgggaggatagcttgagcccaggagttcaagaccagcctgggcaacatagcaagacccccatctctaaaaaaaaaatttaaaattaactgggcatcatggcatgtgtctgtggtcctggctactcgggaggctgaggtgggaggattgcttgatcccagaagttgaggctgcagtgagccgtgatcatgctactgcaccccaacctgggcgacacagtgagaccctgtttccaaaataataataaaagcaaatatgtGCTGCTGTGAGAATTAACAGAGACTTACTTGGGTGTTCAGGAAGGGCCTCTGAACAGGTGGCATTTAAGCTGAGATTCATATGACAAGGATGGAACCAGTTATGTGGAGATCAGGGAGAAGGGAGAATGCAAAGGCCTTCAGCAGGCACAAGCTTGCCATCTTCCCAGACCCTAGCTTTTAACTCCTCTTCCCCAGGTTCAGGGAGATTACTATGGAGATCTGGCTGCTCGCCTGGGCTATTTCCCCAGTAGCATTGTCCGAGAGGACCAGACCCTGAAACCTGGCAAAGTCGATGTGAAGACAGACGTGAGTGTCATGGGGGCTGGCAAGAAATGTGGGGGGAGGACCCTTAGGTTGTGGGGATGGGCAAAAATGCTCCCACACTAGGCTCCCTGGCAGCCTAGGTATGTGCGCTGGGAGAAATTCTTTCcctgcctcaattttctcaccaGTAAAATGGGTCCAGTTGGGAGGTGCAAAGATTAGAGGGCTCTAGGCTAATTTGCATAGCACTTGTGTGGCCAGACCTGGGCCCTGCAGCTGCAGCCTTTGCTAAAACCACTAGATCCTTTGTGGTGTGACCGCTGGTTTTCTTTCCACtgtttcccctttctctttttcagaaATGGGATTTCTACTGCCAGTGAGCTCAGCCTACCGCTGGCCCTGCCGTTTCCCCTCCTTGGCTTTATGCAAATACAATCAGCCCAGTGCAAACGGCTCGTCTCTGTGGTCTTTGGGGTGGGGTAGGGTAGGGTGGGGACTgtacaaataaaatgtttctctaGGTTGCTGAATCTAACCAATTAACTCGCTGCCTGTGGTAACGTCAGTGGTTGCTAGGCAGAGTTTCACTGATGAAAGCCCTGTGCAGTAGGAGCGCTCCTAAGCTTAGGTTTCGGACACAAGCAAAGGAAAACCTAAGCAGCCCAACTAGGGGATTGTAGTGTCCTCTCTAGACCAGTGGGAGGGAGCCAATCGGACTACGCGGAGGATATAAATCGCACAGCAAAGGTTTTCTTGGAAGATTATCTGGAAAGGGAGGTGGGAAGTAACCTGTGCCTATCTGCCCAGTTTTCCTCCTTTTCGCCTTTGAGAACAGTAATCGCTCCCGCCAGCTCAAGATCAGCTCCTCTTCCAGCCTCTTTCTGTCAATCCTGCCCGTGCCCCCTTCTTTGCATTTGTATCCCCTCCCCCAAGTCCGCTCCGATCCAATCCGGAGACTCGACTCTGCCCCCCGTACTCCAGACTAAATCCGTTCCTCGGCTCAGCTAAGCAGCTCTGCACGTCCCTTCCCACTTGCTGAGCCAATCGCTGGGCTCGGCCCCGCCCCTTTGGGTTTGGTCCTTCTCACGCCACCAATCCGCGCCTCTTGTCCCGCCCCCTGCTCGCGAGTCCGCCAATCCCGCCCTTCGGAAAGCGTCGCCTGGTATCCAGCTGCTGGAGCGGGTCGCGCCGGAGGGGGGCGGAGGCGGAAGTGGCGGTGCCGGGCCCGGGGAGTAGGAAGGAGCCGGGGCTGTAGCCGGAGTGGAGCGGCTGCCAGCCGAGGAGCAGGCGCGGCCGCGGCGCCATATTGCGGCCCTCAGCGGCCGCGACCGAGTCATGGCTGAGACCTACGGTGAGGGTGGTGGACGAAGCTGGGGTCCTgggtctgggcccagggaggATGCGGCCTGTGGGAATGGGCGGGGCTTTGTAGATCAGGGGGCGGGGTCTGGTGTGATGGAGGCAGGAACTAAGTGGATGCTGGGAGGGGTTTAGTGGGTCTGAGGCTGAGCTTAATCGATTTAGGTGGAGCCTGAGGGTCTGGTGCGTGGGTTAAATAGATCTGGGGCGGGATTTGAGGGAGCTGGTCCTGAGGGGTTCAGGGAGGCCCTGAGGGAAGAGGTGGGCCTTAATGGATCTGGGCGGAGCCTAGTGAAGGGGCGGGGCTGACTGCATGAATGGCAGGAGTCGGGCTTATGGGCTAGAGGGAACACTGAATGGAAGCTCGGGACCCTGGGGCTCATCTGGCTGGAGAGAGCTCTGGAATGGGTTTGGGGATGGGCTGTCCTTGAGTTAGGGGCAGGACTTAGTGGCAAAGGGTGGGACTTACGCATGAGAATGGAGCCGGGttctgggcagagggagggaaggagaagtcGGGAAGTGGAAAATCAGTAGGGATGCACCATAGGAGGTGGTGATTGGAGGCAGGGGAAGTGCAGGTTTAGGAGTCAGAGGGAGccgcattcattcaacaaatatagaagagaagggagaagagtgCAAAGATCCTGAGGTGAGAACCAGCTTGTCATTTTCAGGGAATAGACTGAAGGTCAGGAGCTATAGTGGAGTGAATGAGTCAGAGGGTGGTAGGAGGTGAAGAGGAACAAGGGCTATATCGTAGTCCTTGTTTAAATAGCTTTCAAGAGACTTTAGCGACGAAATAGCTAAGATCTGGGACTCTGGAGCCCTTGGCCTAGGTTTGAATCTCACTTCTGCCCAGCTGTGTCACTTTGGGCAAGTCAGTTAACCTTTCTGGCCTGTTTCCTCATCcggaaaatgggaataatttttAGTCTACCTCCCTCATAGAGTTTTCCTGAGGATGATGTGAGCTGTTGATGTGAGTAAAGACCTTTAGAACTGTTCCTGGCCCACAACAACACACAATtgacccatgtaacaaacctgcacatgtgggctgggcgcggtggctcatgcctgtaatcccagcactttgggaggctgaggcgggcggatcacctgaagtcgggagtttgagaccagcctgaccaacatggagaaaccccatctctacttaaaatacaaaattagctgagtgtggtggcgcatgcctgtaatcccagctactcaggaggctgaggcaggagaattgcttgaacctgggaggtggaggttgcggtgagccgagatcgcgccattgcactccagcctgggcaacgaaaagtgaaactctgtctcaaaaaaacaaaaacaacgacaaaaaaacccctgcacatgtaccccctgaatttaaaataaaagttgaaaaaaaatatatagaatgtgcctggcacatggcaagtACTACATAAGAGTTATCTGTTACTGTTACCTATTAGTTTGTTTCTGCCTATGTCTGTTTCTCTCCCTCTAACTGTGATGGTTAGAGAGAGAGATTGGATTGGAATCCATCTTTTTTCCCTGTATCTTTCTCTCCCTGTGGGTATCCCTGATTTTGGCTCCATCTGGTCAGACTTCCTCTTCAAATTCCTGGTGATTGGCAGTGCAGGAACTGGCAAATCATGTCTCCTTCATCAGTTCATTGAGAATAAGTGTGAGTTTCCCGCAGTGGTCCTGGGAACCCTGAGCTGTGTTTATGCGCAGGGTGTGGGCTGGTGGGCAgcgggtggggagggcagggctggcCATAGGTACAAGTCCAGTGCTGGCTTTTTGGTCCTTGCTTTGTCGTATGTCCTTTACTAGGTTCTCCTTGACCTCAAGTCACTCCAGCAATGAGAATGGGTTTGTAGAGACTGAGAGGGCCTTGGAGGATGGGGGATCCTCTGAGCTGTCTCCTCTCTCCCTGTACTGCCCCTTCTGTTCCTCCTACTCCCAGTCAAACAGGACTCCAACCACACAATCGGCGTGGAGTTTGGATCCCGGGTGGTCAACGTGGGTGGGAAGACTGTGAAGCTACAGATTTGGGACACGGCTGGCCAGGAGCGGTTTCGGTAGGTGGGCTGGGCTCCCAAGGGTgatggggagagagagtgagaaggaaagagagagatgtgTGTGTAGAGTCACTTGGAGACACTGAGAGGGCAGACAaggcagacagagagagatga from Gorilla gorilla gorilla isolate KB3781 chromosome 20, NHGRI_mGorGor1-v2.1_pri, whole genome shotgun sequence encodes:
- the MIA gene encoding melanoma-derived growth regulatory protein gives rise to the protein MMAWSLVCLGVIILLSAFSGPGVRGGPMPKLADRKLCADQECSHPISMAVALQDYMAPDCRFLTIHRGQVVYVFSKLKGRGRLFWGGSVQGDYYGDLAARLGYFPSSIVREDQTLKPGKVDVKTDKWDFYCQ